In the genome of Osmerus mordax isolate fOsmMor3 chromosome 15, fOsmMor3.pri, whole genome shotgun sequence, one region contains:
- the nrbp2b gene encoding nuclear receptor-binding protein 2b isoform X4 — protein MTMSVPERNSGSEGKEEESEDESEILEESPCGRWQKRKEQVSQGNVPGVESASLAMDTEEGVEVVWNEVLFSDRKVFKAQEEKIKEMFENLMQVEHPNIVKFHKYWLDMRDSQARVIFITEYMSSGSLKQFLKKTKKNHKTMNVKAWKRWCTQILSALSYLHSCDPPIIHGNLTCDTIFIQHNGLIKIGSVWHRLFVNVFPGASGKVRPHRDEQRNLHFFSPEYGTEEDDYAIDIFSFGICALEMAVLEIQANGDAVVSKEAISNAGQSLEDPLMREFTQSCVRHEAKLRPTAHDLLFHRVLFEVHSLKLLAAHCFISNQYLLPENCVEEKTKSFDPNAVMAEIKHRDRAGVQLKYSHVSPLELDKFLEDVKNGIYPLMNFASSRPHPVPRALSLSQEQVETVKTPTPEPQETESRKVIQMHCNLESNEEGTKTHLSLFLKMDDKLHRQLSCDILPTDCSKDLANELVHYAFISEEDCDKLAGFLEDALGKHRLRALASGSTQ, from the exons gtcagTCAGGGTAATGTCCCAGGTGTGGAGAGCGCGTCCTTGGCCAtggacacagaggagggggtggaggttgtCTGGAACGAGGTGCTGTTCTCTGACAGGAAGGTCTTCAAAGCACAGGAG GAGAAGATCAAGGAGATGTTTGAGAACCTGATGCAGGTGGAACATCCGAATATTGTCAAGTTCCACAAGTACTGGCTGGATATGAGGGACAGTCAAGCTCGG GTCATATTCATTACAGAATACATGTCCTCTGGTAGCTTGAAGCAATTTCTCAAGAAAACCAAGAAAAACCACAAGACTATGAACGTCAAG GCATGGAAGAGGTGGTGTACCCAGATACTGTCTGCCCTCAG TTACCTGCACTCCTGTGACCCGCCTATTATCCATGGCAACCTGACCTGCGATACCATCTTCATCCAACACAACGGCCTTATCAAGATTGGCTCAG TGTGGCACAGACTGTTTGTGAATG TGTTCCCGGGGGCCAGTGGTAAGGTACGACCTCACCGAGACGAGCAGAGGAACCTGCACTTCTTCTCTCCAGAGTATGGCA CAGAGGAGGATGATTATGCCATTGACATCTTCTCTTTTGGGATCTGTGCTCTGGAG ATGGCTGTGCTGGAGATCCAAGCCAACGGGGATGCTGTCGTGTCTAAGGAGGCTATCTCCAATGCAGGCCAGTCTCTGGAGGACCCTCTGATGAGA GAGTTCACCCAGTCGTGTGTGCGTCACGAGGCCAAGCTGCGTCCCACTGCCCACGACCTGCTGTTTCACCGCGTGCTGTTTGAGGTCCACTCCCTCAAGCTGCTGGCCGCACACTGCTTCATCAGCAACCAGT ACCTGCTGCCAGAGAACTGTGTGGAGGAGAAGACCAAGTCCTTCGACCCCAACGCTGTCATGGCGGAAATCAAACACCGCGACCGTGCAGGAGTGCAGCTAAA GTATTCTCACGTGTCTCCACTGGAGCTGGACAAGTTTCTGGAGGATGTCAA GAATGGGATCTACCCCCTCATGAACTTTGCTTCGTCGCGCCCCCATCCTGTCCCACgtgccctgtctctgtctcaggagCAGGTGGAGACCGTGAAGACCCCCACCCCAGAACCGCAAGAGACTGAGtccaggaag gtgatcCAGATGCACTGTAACTTGGAATCAAATGAAGAAGGGACCAAAACTCAC ctgtctctgtttctgaagATGGATGACAAGCTGCATAGACAGCTCAGCTGTGACATCCTCCCAA CTGACTGCTCCAAAGACCTTGCCAATGAACTTGTTCACTACGCCTTCATAAGTGAG GAGGACTGTGATAAGCTGGCGGGGTTCCTGGAAGATGCTCTAGGCAAACATCGGCTCAGAGCGCTGGCCTCAGGGAGCACACAGTGA
- the nrbp2b gene encoding nuclear receptor-binding protein 2b isoform X1, whose product MTMSVPERNSGSEGKEEESEDESEILEESPCGRWQKRKEQVSQGNVPGVESASLAMDTEEGVEVVWNEVLFSDRKVFKAQEEKIKEMFENLMQVEHPNIVKFHKYWLDMRDSQARVIFITEYMSSGSLKQFLKKTKKNHKTMNVKAWKRWCTQILSALSYLHSCDPPIIHGNLTCDTIFIQHNGLIKIGSVWHRLFVNVGFDFLAVYLPSQQVFPGASGKVRPHRDEQRNLHFFSPEYGTEEDDYAIDIFSFGICALEMAVLEIQANGDAVVSKEAISNAGQSLEDPLMREFTQSCVRHEAKLRPTAHDLLFHRVLFEVHSLKLLAAHCFISNQYLLPENCVEEKTKSFDPNAVMAEIKHRDRAGVQLKYSHVSPLELDKFLEDVKNGIYPLMNFASSRPHPVPRALSLSQEQVETVKTPTPEPQETESRKVIQMHCNLESNEEGTKTHLSLFLKMDDKLHRQLSCDILPTDCSKDLANELVHYAFISEEDCDKLAGFLEDALGKHRLRALASGSTQ is encoded by the exons gtcagTCAGGGTAATGTCCCAGGTGTGGAGAGCGCGTCCTTGGCCAtggacacagaggagggggtggaggttgtCTGGAACGAGGTGCTGTTCTCTGACAGGAAGGTCTTCAAAGCACAGGAG GAGAAGATCAAGGAGATGTTTGAGAACCTGATGCAGGTGGAACATCCGAATATTGTCAAGTTCCACAAGTACTGGCTGGATATGAGGGACAGTCAAGCTCGG GTCATATTCATTACAGAATACATGTCCTCTGGTAGCTTGAAGCAATTTCTCAAGAAAACCAAGAAAAACCACAAGACTATGAACGTCAAG GCATGGAAGAGGTGGTGTACCCAGATACTGTCTGCCCTCAG TTACCTGCACTCCTGTGACCCGCCTATTATCCATGGCAACCTGACCTGCGATACCATCTTCATCCAACACAACGGCCTTATCAAGATTGGCTCAG TGTGGCACAGACTGTTTGTGAATG TTGGGTTTGATTTTCTAGCCGTCTATCTTCCCTCACAACAAGTGTTCCCGGGGGCCAGTGGTAAGGTACGACCTCACCGAGACGAGCAGAGGAACCTGCACTTCTTCTCTCCAGAGTATGGCA CAGAGGAGGATGATTATGCCATTGACATCTTCTCTTTTGGGATCTGTGCTCTGGAG ATGGCTGTGCTGGAGATCCAAGCCAACGGGGATGCTGTCGTGTCTAAGGAGGCTATCTCCAATGCAGGCCAGTCTCTGGAGGACCCTCTGATGAGA GAGTTCACCCAGTCGTGTGTGCGTCACGAGGCCAAGCTGCGTCCCACTGCCCACGACCTGCTGTTTCACCGCGTGCTGTTTGAGGTCCACTCCCTCAAGCTGCTGGCCGCACACTGCTTCATCAGCAACCAGT ACCTGCTGCCAGAGAACTGTGTGGAGGAGAAGACCAAGTCCTTCGACCCCAACGCTGTCATGGCGGAAATCAAACACCGCGACCGTGCAGGAGTGCAGCTAAA GTATTCTCACGTGTCTCCACTGGAGCTGGACAAGTTTCTGGAGGATGTCAA GAATGGGATCTACCCCCTCATGAACTTTGCTTCGTCGCGCCCCCATCCTGTCCCACgtgccctgtctctgtctcaggagCAGGTGGAGACCGTGAAGACCCCCACCCCAGAACCGCAAGAGACTGAGtccaggaag gtgatcCAGATGCACTGTAACTTGGAATCAAATGAAGAAGGGACCAAAACTCAC ctgtctctgtttctgaagATGGATGACAAGCTGCATAGACAGCTCAGCTGTGACATCCTCCCAA CTGACTGCTCCAAAGACCTTGCCAATGAACTTGTTCACTACGCCTTCATAAGTGAG GAGGACTGTGATAAGCTGGCGGGGTTCCTGGAAGATGCTCTAGGCAAACATCGGCTCAGAGCGCTGGCCTCAGGGAGCACACAGTGA
- the nrbp2b gene encoding nuclear receptor-binding protein 2b isoform X2: MTMSVPERNSGSEGKEEESEDESEILEESPCGRWQKRKEQVSQGNVPGVESASLAMDTEEGVEVVWNEVLFSDRKVFKAQEEKIKEMFENLMQVEHPNIVKFHKYWLDMRDSQARVIFITEYMSSGSLKQFLKKTKKNHKTMNVKAWKRWCTQILSALSYLHSCDPPIIHGNLTCDTIFIQHNGLIKIGSVWHRLFVNVGFDFLAVYLPSQQVFPGASGKVRPHRDEQRNLHFFSPEYGKEDDYAIDIFSFGICALEMAVLEIQANGDAVVSKEAISNAGQSLEDPLMREFTQSCVRHEAKLRPTAHDLLFHRVLFEVHSLKLLAAHCFISNQYLLPENCVEEKTKSFDPNAVMAEIKHRDRAGVQLKYSHVSPLELDKFLEDVKNGIYPLMNFASSRPHPVPRALSLSQEQVETVKTPTPEPQETESRKVIQMHCNLESNEEGTKTHLSLFLKMDDKLHRQLSCDILPTDCSKDLANELVHYAFISEEDCDKLAGFLEDALGKHRLRALASGSTQ, encoded by the exons gtcagTCAGGGTAATGTCCCAGGTGTGGAGAGCGCGTCCTTGGCCAtggacacagaggagggggtggaggttgtCTGGAACGAGGTGCTGTTCTCTGACAGGAAGGTCTTCAAAGCACAGGAG GAGAAGATCAAGGAGATGTTTGAGAACCTGATGCAGGTGGAACATCCGAATATTGTCAAGTTCCACAAGTACTGGCTGGATATGAGGGACAGTCAAGCTCGG GTCATATTCATTACAGAATACATGTCCTCTGGTAGCTTGAAGCAATTTCTCAAGAAAACCAAGAAAAACCACAAGACTATGAACGTCAAG GCATGGAAGAGGTGGTGTACCCAGATACTGTCTGCCCTCAG TTACCTGCACTCCTGTGACCCGCCTATTATCCATGGCAACCTGACCTGCGATACCATCTTCATCCAACACAACGGCCTTATCAAGATTGGCTCAG TGTGGCACAGACTGTTTGTGAATG TTGGGTTTGATTTTCTAGCCGTCTATCTTCCCTCACAACAAGTGTTCCCGGGGGCCAGTGGTAAGGTACGACCTCACCGAGACGAGCAGAGGAACCTGCACTTCTTCTCTCCAGAGTATGGCA AGGAGGATGATTATGCCATTGACATCTTCTCTTTTGGGATCTGTGCTCTGGAG ATGGCTGTGCTGGAGATCCAAGCCAACGGGGATGCTGTCGTGTCTAAGGAGGCTATCTCCAATGCAGGCCAGTCTCTGGAGGACCCTCTGATGAGA GAGTTCACCCAGTCGTGTGTGCGTCACGAGGCCAAGCTGCGTCCCACTGCCCACGACCTGCTGTTTCACCGCGTGCTGTTTGAGGTCCACTCCCTCAAGCTGCTGGCCGCACACTGCTTCATCAGCAACCAGT ACCTGCTGCCAGAGAACTGTGTGGAGGAGAAGACCAAGTCCTTCGACCCCAACGCTGTCATGGCGGAAATCAAACACCGCGACCGTGCAGGAGTGCAGCTAAA GTATTCTCACGTGTCTCCACTGGAGCTGGACAAGTTTCTGGAGGATGTCAA GAATGGGATCTACCCCCTCATGAACTTTGCTTCGTCGCGCCCCCATCCTGTCCCACgtgccctgtctctgtctcaggagCAGGTGGAGACCGTGAAGACCCCCACCCCAGAACCGCAAGAGACTGAGtccaggaag gtgatcCAGATGCACTGTAACTTGGAATCAAATGAAGAAGGGACCAAAACTCAC ctgtctctgtttctgaagATGGATGACAAGCTGCATAGACAGCTCAGCTGTGACATCCTCCCAA CTGACTGCTCCAAAGACCTTGCCAATGAACTTGTTCACTACGCCTTCATAAGTGAG GAGGACTGTGATAAGCTGGCGGGGTTCCTGGAAGATGCTCTAGGCAAACATCGGCTCAGAGCGCTGGCCTCAGGGAGCACACAGTGA
- the nrbp2b gene encoding nuclear receptor-binding protein 2b isoform X3 has translation MTMSVPERNSGSEGKEEESEDESEILEESPCGRWQKRKEQVSQGNVPGVESASLAMDTEEGVEVVWNEVLFSDRKVFKAQEEKIKEMFENLMQVEHPNIVKFHKYWLDMRDSQARVIFITEYMSSGSLKQFLKKTKKNHKTMNVKAWKRWCTQILSALSYLHSCDPPIIHGNLTCDTIFIQHNGLIKIGSVWHRLFVNAVYLPSQQVFPGASGKVRPHRDEQRNLHFFSPEYGTEEDDYAIDIFSFGICALEMAVLEIQANGDAVVSKEAISNAGQSLEDPLMREFTQSCVRHEAKLRPTAHDLLFHRVLFEVHSLKLLAAHCFISNQYLLPENCVEEKTKSFDPNAVMAEIKHRDRAGVQLKYSHVSPLELDKFLEDVKNGIYPLMNFASSRPHPVPRALSLSQEQVETVKTPTPEPQETESRKVIQMHCNLESNEEGTKTHLSLFLKMDDKLHRQLSCDILPTDCSKDLANELVHYAFISEEDCDKLAGFLEDALGKHRLRALASGSTQ, from the exons gtcagTCAGGGTAATGTCCCAGGTGTGGAGAGCGCGTCCTTGGCCAtggacacagaggagggggtggaggttgtCTGGAACGAGGTGCTGTTCTCTGACAGGAAGGTCTTCAAAGCACAGGAG GAGAAGATCAAGGAGATGTTTGAGAACCTGATGCAGGTGGAACATCCGAATATTGTCAAGTTCCACAAGTACTGGCTGGATATGAGGGACAGTCAAGCTCGG GTCATATTCATTACAGAATACATGTCCTCTGGTAGCTTGAAGCAATTTCTCAAGAAAACCAAGAAAAACCACAAGACTATGAACGTCAAG GCATGGAAGAGGTGGTGTACCCAGATACTGTCTGCCCTCAG TTACCTGCACTCCTGTGACCCGCCTATTATCCATGGCAACCTGACCTGCGATACCATCTTCATCCAACACAACGGCCTTATCAAGATTGGCTCAG TGTGGCACAGACTGTTTGTGAATG CCGTCTATCTTCCCTCACAACAAGTGTTCCCGGGGGCCAGTGGTAAGGTACGACCTCACCGAGACGAGCAGAGGAACCTGCACTTCTTCTCTCCAGAGTATGGCA CAGAGGAGGATGATTATGCCATTGACATCTTCTCTTTTGGGATCTGTGCTCTGGAG ATGGCTGTGCTGGAGATCCAAGCCAACGGGGATGCTGTCGTGTCTAAGGAGGCTATCTCCAATGCAGGCCAGTCTCTGGAGGACCCTCTGATGAGA GAGTTCACCCAGTCGTGTGTGCGTCACGAGGCCAAGCTGCGTCCCACTGCCCACGACCTGCTGTTTCACCGCGTGCTGTTTGAGGTCCACTCCCTCAAGCTGCTGGCCGCACACTGCTTCATCAGCAACCAGT ACCTGCTGCCAGAGAACTGTGTGGAGGAGAAGACCAAGTCCTTCGACCCCAACGCTGTCATGGCGGAAATCAAACACCGCGACCGTGCAGGAGTGCAGCTAAA GTATTCTCACGTGTCTCCACTGGAGCTGGACAAGTTTCTGGAGGATGTCAA GAATGGGATCTACCCCCTCATGAACTTTGCTTCGTCGCGCCCCCATCCTGTCCCACgtgccctgtctctgtctcaggagCAGGTGGAGACCGTGAAGACCCCCACCCCAGAACCGCAAGAGACTGAGtccaggaag gtgatcCAGATGCACTGTAACTTGGAATCAAATGAAGAAGGGACCAAAACTCAC ctgtctctgtttctgaagATGGATGACAAGCTGCATAGACAGCTCAGCTGTGACATCCTCCCAA CTGACTGCTCCAAAGACCTTGCCAATGAACTTGTTCACTACGCCTTCATAAGTGAG GAGGACTGTGATAAGCTGGCGGGGTTCCTGGAAGATGCTCTAGGCAAACATCGGCTCAGAGCGCTGGCCTCAGGGAGCACACAGTGA